In bacterium, the genomic stretch GATCGATGCCCCCGGCGCTAACCGGCGCGGACCCGGGGCCGCCACGTCCCCCTGGCAGGTCGAGGGCGCCCTTGCCGCCGTCGCCGCGCACGGGGGCGGGGAGCCGTCGCGGCGGATCACCGCCCTCACGCGCGCGGCACTCCATCTGGTTGTCGCCCGGCCGGACGCCGAACTCGGCGTGGGTTGCTGTCTGCAGGCCCTGGCGGGGGTGGCAGGAACCGAAGGACGTCACGAACGCGACTCCGTCGCGCGCCGCGTCGTCGCCGGAACCCGCCGGGTCCTCGCCTCGGACGTTGAACACTGGTTTCTGGTCGACGCGACGCTCATCCCCGGCGGCGGCCGACCGGACTCCACGCTGCAGCCGCGCAACCTCCTGCTCGCGGGCCGCGACCCGGTCGCGCTCG encodes the following:
- a CDS encoding DUF362 domain-containing protein, with the translated sequence MTPLAVVWTRPETVRDDIVRVLAMSGYTATPGEVTAVIDAPGANRRGPGAATSPWQVEGALAAVAAHGGGEPSRRITALTRAALHLVVARPDAELGVGCCLQALAGVAGTEGRHERDSVARRVVAGTRRVLASDVEHWFLVDATLIPGGGRPDSTLQPRNLLLAGRDPVALDAAVARVLGLDPFSLPLLSLAADAGLGDLASHPSAQIGDVAELYRRPPAVWR